A window from Hymenobacter volaticus encodes these proteins:
- a CDS encoding TonB-dependent receptor: MVRAIQFDQPAGQKYLPFIPADRLQSELRVNFRKVGTTRLHNLYARGGVEHTFAQNRVFSAFETETSTPGYTLVNVGLGSDVTDGKDKTLFSVYLTANNLFDVGYQSHLSRLKYAAYNPSNGRTGVYNQGRNVSVRVVVPLAFK; the protein is encoded by the coding sequence ATGGTGCGCGCTATTCAGTTCGATCAGCCAGCGGGGCAAAAGTATCTGCCCTTTATTCCGGCCGACCGGCTGCAGTCGGAATTGCGGGTGAACTTCCGCAAGGTGGGTACTACGCGGCTGCACAACTTGTATGCCCGCGGGGGTGTGGAGCACACCTTCGCGCAAAACCGGGTTTTCTCGGCTTTCGAGACCGAAACGTCTACGCCAGGCTACACGCTCGTGAATGTCGGCCTGGGGTCTGACGTGACAGACGGCAAAGACAAAACGTTGTTCTCGGTGTATCTGACGGCTAACAACTTGTTTGATGTGGGCTATCAGAGCCACCTAAGCCGGCTGAAGTATGCGGCCTACAACCCAAGCAACGGCCGCACGGGCGTCTACAACCAAGGTCGCAACGTGAGTGTACGGGTGGTAGTACCTTTGGCCTTTAAGTAA
- a CDS encoding TonB-dependent receptor, producing the protein MFRYSLLSAGLLLGTGSAIAQTATPTRPARIAPAAIPPTTGRVTDASSGEALPGATIYFPDLKRATATTADGSFQLAALPKGRFLMQVRFVGYTTVVRTVDTGTGQPLSIALAPAATEIGQVVVTGVSASTELRRSPVPTSVVDQTRLRQTAATNAVDAIAHTPGLSQITTGAAISKPVIRGLGSNRLVTLNNGAKQEGQQWGDEHGIEIDEYSVDRVEIIKGPGSLLYGSDALAGVINFLPPEPVDEGRILGSVAANYQTNNYLQGYSLMNAGNLHGLNWMVRGTGKLAGNYRNRYDGRVYNSGFRELDGSGYVGVNKSWGYSHLTFNSFNQQLGLVEGDRDSVSGRFLKQVAIGGDPDNIVGVPVTDADLKGYGLDVPRQRINHLRIGTDNSFILGQSRLTLNVGWQQNLRREFGNPADGEENSLFFQLHTIDYAVRYFLPEKNGWQTTVGVSGMRQENQNKGIEFLIPAYQLTDGGVFGLTKKTFGKLDVSGGLRYDLRRITADRLLLDEDERPATSGEEKFPGFQTTFRNVSGSVGGAFSATDKLVVKANMARGFRAPNIAELGSNGQHEGTIRYEIGEPGLKAETSFQVDGGISYTSDHVGLSIDAFRNGISNYIFPAKLLNASGSTDSVATTGDPVFRYGQGNARLAGGEVTLDLHPHPSIGCTSKTRFPWCALFSSISQRGKSICPLFRPTGCSRNCG; encoded by the coding sequence ATGTTTCGTTATTCTTTGCTTTCTGCCGGTCTGCTACTAGGGACCGGGAGTGCTATAGCCCAAACAGCCACTCCCACCCGACCGGCCCGAATAGCCCCAGCAGCTATTCCGCCCACCACGGGCCGCGTAACTGATGCCTCTTCTGGGGAAGCCCTACCGGGTGCTACCATCTATTTTCCTGACCTCAAGCGTGCCACTGCTACCACCGCCGATGGCAGCTTTCAATTGGCTGCGCTGCCCAAAGGCCGGTTCCTGATGCAGGTACGCTTTGTGGGGTACACCACCGTGGTACGCACCGTGGATACGGGTACTGGCCAGCCGCTCAGCATAGCGCTGGCTCCCGCTGCCACCGAAATTGGGCAGGTGGTCGTAACCGGTGTATCGGCCAGCACGGAATTGCGCCGCTCGCCGGTACCGACAAGCGTGGTGGACCAGACACGGCTGCGCCAAACCGCTGCTACGAATGCCGTGGATGCCATTGCGCACACGCCGGGCCTAAGCCAGATTACCACTGGTGCGGCCATCAGCAAGCCGGTTATCCGGGGGCTAGGCTCTAACCGGCTGGTAACGCTCAACAACGGCGCCAAGCAAGAAGGTCAGCAGTGGGGCGACGAGCACGGCATCGAAATCGACGAGTACAGCGTTGATAGGGTGGAAATTATCAAGGGGCCAGGCAGTTTGCTGTACGGCTCCGATGCGTTGGCCGGGGTTATCAACTTTCTCCCGCCCGAACCGGTAGATGAAGGGCGCATCTTGGGCTCGGTGGCTGCTAACTACCAAACCAATAACTACCTGCAAGGCTACTCGCTGATGAATGCCGGCAACTTGCACGGGCTCAACTGGATGGTTCGGGGCACGGGTAAGCTAGCCGGTAACTACCGCAACCGCTACGACGGGCGCGTGTACAACTCCGGGTTTCGGGAGTTGGACGGCAGCGGCTACGTGGGCGTCAACAAAAGCTGGGGGTATTCGCACCTCACCTTCAATTCCTTTAACCAGCAGCTTGGCTTGGTGGAAGGTGACCGGGACTCGGTATCGGGGCGGTTTCTGAAGCAGGTGGCTATCGGCGGCGACCCCGACAACATTGTGGGCGTACCCGTAACAGACGCGGACCTAAAAGGCTATGGCCTTGATGTGCCGCGCCAGCGTATCAACCACCTGCGTATCGGTACCGACAACAGCTTTATTCTGGGGCAAAGCCGCCTGACGCTAAACGTGGGCTGGCAGCAGAACCTGCGACGGGAATTCGGTAATCCGGCCGACGGAGAAGAGAACTCGCTGTTCTTCCAGCTGCATACCATCGACTACGCTGTGCGCTACTTCCTACCCGAAAAGAACGGCTGGCAAACAACAGTAGGCGTGAGCGGGATGCGGCAGGAAAACCAGAACAAGGGAATAGAGTTCCTGATTCCGGCTTACCAACTGACGGATGGCGGCGTGTTTGGCCTCACCAAAAAAACCTTCGGTAAGCTGGATGTGAGTGGTGGCCTGCGCTACGACCTGCGCCGCATCACGGCTGACCGGCTGCTACTCGATGAAGACGAGCGGCCTGCTACCAGCGGCGAAGAAAAGTTTCCAGGCTTCCAGACCACCTTCCGCAACGTGAGCGGTAGTGTGGGCGGGGCGTTCAGCGCCACCGATAAGCTGGTGGTGAAAGCGAATATGGCGCGGGGTTTCCGGGCACCGAACATTGCCGAGCTTGGCTCGAACGGCCAGCACGAGGGCACCATTCGCTACGAGATTGGCGAGCCTGGCCTCAAAGCCGAAACCAGCTTTCAGGTGGACGGCGGCATCAGTTACACCTCCGACCACGTAGGTCTTTCTATTGACGCTTTCCGCAACGGCATCAGCAACTACATCTTTCCCGCGAAGCTGCTTAATGCCAGCGGCAGCACCGACTCCGTAGCCACCACCGGCGACCCAGTATTTCGTTATGGGCAAGGCAACGCTCGCCTCGCCGGCGGCGAAGTAACCCTCGACCTTCACCCCCACCCCTCGATTGGCTGCACTTCGAAAACTCGTTTTCCATGGTGCGCGCTATTCAGTTCGATCAGCCAGCGGGGCAAAAGTATCTGCCCTTTATTCCGGCCGACCGGCTGCAGTCGGAATTGCGGGTGA
- a CDS encoding TonB-dependent receptor — MSFRFPGAPEVGRRAFWLLFLWSVAHLSRAQTPTECALSLSGRVADHESRADLPGATVVVLETQQATQTDAAGNFHFHLCAGLYHVQVTFLGYQAETAGLRLERAVVRNFQLHSNAVALRGATIRGERVTTPTQPTATLSGQALQQTRGQALGEALQKISGVTAIQTGPSIFKPMIHGLHSNRVTILNNGVRQEGQQWGQEHGPEIDPFIASRLTVVKGAASVRYGSDAIGGVVLVEPKPLRDSVGVGGELNLVGMSNNGLGAASGTVEGNLRQLPALSWRVQGTAKRAGTMRAPGYYLKNSGFQEYDFFAATCWRKETYGLEAFYSQYNTQIGILPAAHVGSPTDLQLAIARNRPLETSGFSYDISRAYQQVRHDVAKLTGFVQTGAAGRLTATVAQQTDFRDEYDKYRPRNNNLAALNKPELSYTNRTSTTELLWEHRRWHNLTGSVGVAGTYQFNHYANGSRQFIPFYTNTAVGAFWIEKWQRNKWLVEAGLRLDRRDLRVKRGDRDTTGAYFVERTRFQFTTPAASLGATFDPTAHLTLNLASGLTRRAPAANERYSDGVHNAQYELGYDLVPGNGALVPEMALNVGLTATWHDNPRLNGEITVYQTSITDFIYQVPILPPVITIRGTLISWVYQQTDATFRGVDVAGTYQLAPRWLLGAKGSLVRARDTRQDQWQIFMPADRAETSVRYDFADRPAVRLRHSYVQLGGYAVARQTRVPDNYAERDYKTPPAGYALLGLETGTTVQWGHMPLEISMASSNLLNQRYRDYLNRYRYFTDETGRNVTLRLGLKF, encoded by the coding sequence ATGTCTTTCCGATTTCCGGGCGCACCGGAGGTGGGACGGCGGGCTTTTTGGCTGCTCTTCTTATGGAGTGTAGCCCACCTAAGCCGTGCCCAAACGCCCACGGAGTGTGCCCTGTCGCTGAGCGGGCGCGTGGCCGATCATGAGTCGCGAGCGGACCTGCCGGGGGCTACTGTGGTGGTGCTCGAAACGCAGCAAGCCACGCAGACCGATGCGGCGGGCAACTTCCATTTTCATCTTTGCGCGGGGCTTTACCACGTGCAGGTTACGTTTCTGGGCTACCAAGCCGAGACGGCGGGGCTGCGCTTGGAGCGGGCCGTGGTACGCAACTTCCAATTGCACTCCAACGCCGTAGCGCTGCGTGGTGCTACTATACGCGGCGAGCGGGTCACCACGCCTACCCAGCCCACGGCCACGCTCAGCGGCCAGGCGCTGCAGCAAACTCGCGGGCAGGCTTTAGGCGAAGCTTTACAGAAGATTTCAGGGGTGACGGCCATTCAAACCGGGCCCAGCATCTTCAAGCCCATGATTCATGGCTTGCATTCCAACCGCGTGACCATTCTCAACAACGGGGTACGACAGGAAGGGCAGCAGTGGGGCCAAGAACACGGCCCGGAAATCGACCCGTTCATTGCTTCACGCCTGACAGTGGTCAAGGGCGCGGCCAGTGTGCGCTACGGCTCCGACGCTATTGGGGGCGTGGTCTTGGTCGAGCCCAAGCCCCTGCGCGATTCGGTGGGTGTAGGGGGTGAGCTGAACTTGGTAGGTATGAGCAACAACGGCTTGGGAGCGGCCTCGGGCACGGTGGAAGGCAATCTGCGCCAACTGCCAGCTTTGAGTTGGCGAGTACAAGGCACGGCCAAACGGGCCGGCACTATGCGCGCGCCGGGCTACTACCTCAAGAACTCGGGCTTTCAGGAATACGACTTTTTCGCGGCGACCTGTTGGCGCAAAGAAACCTACGGACTCGAAGCTTTTTACAGCCAGTACAACACCCAAATCGGCATTTTGCCGGCGGCACACGTCGGGAGCCCTACGGATTTGCAGTTGGCCATAGCTCGCAACCGGCCCCTGGAAACGTCTGGTTTCAGCTACGACATCAGCCGGGCCTATCAGCAGGTGCGGCACGATGTGGCCAAGCTCACGGGCTTCGTGCAAACCGGAGCCGCCGGCAGGTTGACGGCTACGGTGGCACAGCAAACCGATTTCCGGGACGAGTACGACAAGTATCGGCCGCGCAACAACAACTTGGCGGCGCTCAACAAGCCAGAGCTCAGCTACACCAACCGCACTAGCACCACCGAACTGCTCTGGGAGCATAGGCGCTGGCACAACCTAACGGGTAGCGTGGGGGTGGCGGGCACCTACCAGTTCAACCACTACGCCAACGGCAGTCGGCAGTTTATTCCGTTCTACACCAACACGGCCGTTGGGGCTTTCTGGATTGAAAAATGGCAGCGCAATAAGTGGCTGGTGGAAGCGGGTTTACGCCTTGACCGTCGCGACTTACGAGTGAAACGCGGCGACCGGGATACGACGGGGGCCTACTTCGTGGAACGCACCCGCTTCCAATTCACGACGCCCGCCGCCTCCTTAGGCGCTACCTTCGACCCGACGGCACATCTCACCCTGAACTTGGCTTCGGGCCTCACGCGCCGGGCCCCGGCCGCCAACGAGCGGTACAGCGACGGGGTGCACAACGCGCAGTATGAGTTAGGCTACGATCTGGTGCCGGGCAACGGGGCCTTGGTGCCGGAAATGGCCCTCAACGTCGGGCTGACGGCCACTTGGCACGACAACCCGCGTCTGAACGGCGAAATCACGGTGTATCAGACGAGCATAACCGACTTCATTTACCAAGTCCCAATTCTGCCGCCGGTTATTACCATCCGGGGCACGCTCATTAGTTGGGTGTATCAGCAAACCGATGCCACTTTCCGGGGCGTGGATGTGGCCGGCACGTATCAGTTAGCGCCACGCTGGCTGTTGGGGGCGAAAGGCTCCCTGGTACGGGCCCGTGATACGCGCCAGGATCAGTGGCAGATTTTTATGCCCGCCGACCGGGCCGAGACGTCGGTGCGCTACGATTTTGCCGACCGCCCGGCAGTTCGCCTCCGTCACAGCTATGTTCAGCTCGGAGGCTACGCTGTTGCGCGCCAGACCCGCGTGCCCGACAACTATGCCGAGCGAGACTACAAAACACCGCCAGCCGGCTATGCCCTGCTCGGGCTTGAAACTGGCACCACCGTGCAGTGGGGCCACATGCCCCTGGAAATAAGTATGGCGAGTTCCAACCTGCTCAACCAGCGCTACCGCGACTATCTCAACCGGTACCGCTACTTCACCGACGAAACGGGGCGCAACGTGACCCTGCGCCTCGGTCTCAAATTCTAG
- the htpG gene encoding molecular chaperone HtpG: MQEKGSISIHTENIFPIIKKFLYSDHEIFLRELVSNAVDATQKLKSLGQLGEFKGELGELKVRVTVDKEARKITVSDRGLGMTAEEIKKYINQIAFSGATEFVEKYKEKDAAAKDQIIGQFGLGFYSAFMVANEVEIWSKSYKDDTLTAHWVCDGSTEFTLDEPTGEHAKAERGTDVVLHVAEDSDEFLEEARLRGILTKYCKFLPIEIEFEGQVINQTAPIWTKQPADLTDEDYTKFYQELYPFSEPPLFWIHLNVDYPFNLTGILYFPKVKDELQLQRNKIQLYSRQVFITDEVKDVVPEFLMLLHGVIDSPDIPLNVSRSFLQADSNVRKINSYITKKVADKLAELYRKDRTGFEEKWSDIGLFVKYGMLSDEKFYEKAKDFALVQNVAGKYFTLSEYQEFVQANQKDKNDQTVVLYTTDAEAQHGFVQAAQDRGYDVLKLETVLDPHFIGQLEQKLEKTSFKRVDADTISKLIEKDEQTESVLSDDEKTKLQEAFKTAINNEHMQVQVASLSPQDAPVIITLPEFMRRMKDMQRTGGGGGMQMFGSLPDSYTVSVNANHPVAQRVLKAEGEAGQKLARQAFDLALLAQNMLKGEALTAFVKRSADLLAAE; encoded by the coding sequence ATGCAAGAGAAAGGCAGTATCTCGATTCATACCGAGAATATTTTTCCCATCATCAAGAAGTTTCTTTACTCGGACCACGAAATCTTCCTGCGGGAATTGGTCAGCAATGCCGTAGATGCCACGCAGAAGCTGAAAAGCTTGGGGCAACTCGGCGAGTTTAAGGGCGAGCTAGGTGAGCTAAAGGTGCGCGTAACCGTTGACAAAGAAGCGCGCAAAATCACGGTATCGGACCGCGGCCTAGGCATGACAGCCGAAGAGATTAAGAAGTACATCAACCAGATTGCTTTCTCCGGGGCTACCGAGTTTGTGGAGAAGTACAAGGAGAAGGATGCCGCTGCCAAAGACCAGATTATTGGGCAGTTCGGTCTTGGTTTCTACTCGGCTTTCATGGTTGCCAATGAAGTTGAAATCTGGTCGAAATCGTACAAAGACGATACGCTAACGGCACACTGGGTTTGCGACGGCAGCACAGAGTTCACGCTCGACGAGCCAACCGGCGAGCACGCCAAGGCAGAGCGCGGCACCGACGTGGTACTGCACGTAGCCGAAGATTCCGATGAATTCTTGGAGGAAGCCCGTTTGCGCGGCATCCTAACCAAGTACTGCAAATTCCTGCCCATTGAAATCGAATTTGAAGGCCAGGTAATCAACCAAACAGCTCCCATCTGGACCAAGCAGCCCGCCGACCTCACTGACGAAGATTATACCAAGTTCTATCAGGAACTGTATCCCTTCTCGGAGCCGCCGCTATTCTGGATTCACCTCAACGTCGATTATCCTTTCAACCTGACGGGTATTCTTTATTTCCCGAAAGTGAAGGATGAACTGCAGTTACAGCGCAACAAGATTCAGCTTTACTCGCGCCAGGTGTTCATCACCGACGAAGTGAAGGACGTGGTACCCGAGTTCCTGATGTTGCTGCATGGCGTTATCGACTCGCCAGACATTCCACTGAACGTGTCGCGTAGCTTCTTGCAGGCTGACAGCAATGTTCGCAAAATCAATAGCTACATCACCAAGAAGGTAGCCGACAAGCTTGCCGAATTATATCGCAAAGACCGCACAGGCTTCGAGGAGAAGTGGTCGGACATCGGGCTGTTCGTGAAATACGGCATGCTGTCGGACGAGAAATTCTACGAGAAAGCCAAGGATTTTGCACTGGTACAAAACGTGGCCGGTAAATACTTCACGCTCTCCGAGTACCAAGAGTTCGTGCAAGCCAACCAGAAAGACAAGAACGACCAGACCGTCGTGCTCTACACCACCGACGCGGAGGCGCAGCACGGCTTCGTGCAAGCCGCCCAAGACCGTGGCTACGACGTGCTGAAGCTGGAAACGGTACTGGACCCGCATTTCATCGGTCAGCTAGAGCAGAAGTTAGAGAAGACTTCGTTTAAACGCGTGGATGCCGACACCATTAGCAAACTCATCGAGAAAGACGAGCAGACCGAAAGCGTGCTCAGCGACGACGAGAAAACTAAGCTGCAAGAAGCATTCAAAACAGCAATCAACAACGAGCATATGCAAGTGCAAGTGGCCTCTCTCTCGCCACAAGATGCGCCGGTTATTATAACGCTGCCCGAGTTTATGCGCCGCATGAAGGATATGCAACGCACCGGCGGTGGTGGCGGAATGCAGATGTTCGGCAGCCTGCCCGACAGCTACACCGTGAGCGTGAATGCCAACCACCCCGTAGCCCAACGCGTGCTGAAAGCGGAAGGCGAAGCAGGCCAGAAGTTGGCTCGCCAAGCTTTTGACTTAGCTTTGCTCGCACAGAACATGCTGAAAGGAGAAGCGCTAACTGCGTTTGTGAAGCGTAGCGCTGATTTATTGGCTGCTGAGTAG
- a CDS encoding toxin-antitoxin system YwqK family antitoxin, with translation MRLSYLYISLLLLSGLGACSPKTVSFNSRTEVSTVALADTLTTSGDTTKAPSLDPKKVAALTKAQEKAAKDKERAELRKTKKKKNIFLGERIKKGYTKSGPKGKNQVVEIFHYLKTFKQPSAYSTTVYYFNPRKRKIFRANSELNAATDKVLHGPYKKLQGGKVIETGFFAVGTKHLRWEKFTRDNVLVSKTHFEMGFPRDANVTYYDTEHKQVQEVVPYVNGKLEGDYVRFNQYGKRDWDGSFENGKRVGEWTNYWGFRNTKDRRRFVYQYGESGYDPEVTEPILIKEYNRNGVLVYEKDKFDNRAAVTDRPGNTNRRNN, from the coding sequence ATGCGCCTGTCTTACCTGTACATTTCACTATTGCTGTTGAGTGGCTTGGGAGCCTGCTCTCCGAAGACGGTCTCATTCAATAGCCGTACGGAGGTATCTACTGTAGCCCTTGCTGACACACTCACTACCTCCGGCGATACCACTAAAGCTCCTTCATTAGATCCGAAGAAGGTGGCGGCGCTTACGAAGGCGCAAGAGAAAGCCGCGAAAGACAAAGAAAGAGCCGAGCTGCGCAAAACCAAAAAGAAGAAAAACATCTTCCTTGGCGAGCGGATCAAGAAGGGATATACCAAATCAGGACCGAAAGGCAAGAATCAAGTAGTAGAGATTTTCCATTACCTCAAGACGTTTAAGCAACCGAGCGCTTATTCTACTACAGTCTATTATTTCAACCCGCGCAAACGGAAAATCTTTCGAGCCAACTCCGAGCTGAATGCCGCTACTGATAAGGTTTTACATGGTCCTTATAAGAAGCTACAAGGCGGCAAGGTGATTGAAACTGGCTTCTTTGCGGTGGGCACCAAACACCTGCGCTGGGAGAAATTTACCCGTGACAACGTGCTAGTGTCGAAAACCCACTTCGAAATGGGTTTTCCGCGCGACGCCAATGTTACATACTATGACACCGAGCATAAACAAGTGCAGGAGGTGGTACCCTATGTGAATGGCAAGTTGGAGGGTGATTATGTCCGTTTCAATCAATACGGCAAGCGCGACTGGGATGGTAGCTTCGAGAATGGGAAGCGAGTAGGGGAGTGGACAAACTACTGGGGTTTTCGCAACACCAAGGACCGCCGCCGGTTCGTGTATCAGTACGGCGAATCGGGCTACGATCCTGAAGTGACAGAGCCCATTCTTATTAAGGAGTATAACCGCAATGGCGTGCTTGTTTACGAAAAAGACAAGTTCGACAATCGTGCGGCCGTGACCGACCGACCGGGCAATACCAACCGCCGCAATAATTAG
- a CDS encoding YraN family protein, with the protein MSTKAHQLGQAGENAAAAFLVSQGYELLHSGYRHGRAEVDLVMRRGQELLIFVEVKARSSSQFGYPETFVTERKKQLFRLAAEHLQEQLNWLGDIRFDILAVTPTAEGLRVEHFEDAFY; encoded by the coding sequence ATGAGCACAAAAGCCCATCAATTGGGACAAGCGGGTGAGAATGCGGCCGCGGCTTTCTTAGTTAGTCAAGGGTACGAGCTATTGCACAGCGGCTACCGGCACGGCCGAGCCGAGGTAGACTTGGTGATGCGGCGTGGCCAAGAGCTATTAATATTCGTGGAGGTGAAAGCGCGCTCTTCTAGCCAGTTCGGCTATCCCGAAACCTTTGTTACTGAACGTAAGAAGCAGTTGTTCCGGCTGGCAGCCGAACACTTGCAGGAACAGTTAAACTGGCTCGGTGATATTCGCTTCGACATCCTAGCTGTAACTCCTACTGCTGAAGGCTTGCGAGTAGAGCATTTCGAGGACGCGTTTTATTGA
- the lipB gene encoding lipoyl(octanoyl) transferase LipB: protein MHTYSHCAESAPIAAPDATSVTLTGQNRVIEVERLGLMPYETAWAYQEQLLADTLALKTSNRQAAEAGTALVATPNYLLLVEHPHVYTLGKSGKPEHLLLTENELAIYGATFHRINRGGDITYHGPGQLVGYPILDLDNFFTDIHRYLRLLEEAVIQTLAEYGIQAGRIAGLTGVWLDFEEGAPNPRKICALGVKCSRWVTMHGFALNVNTDLSYFGHIVPCGISDKAVTSIQQELGRTVPLAEVQDHLLPHLARLFEAELTEKLVDTLSRQSHLSNETKSGI from the coding sequence ATGCACACGTATAGTCATTGCGCGGAATCAGCGCCTATTGCTGCCCCGGATGCTACGTCAGTTACTCTCACCGGTCAAAACCGGGTAATTGAAGTGGAGCGGCTTGGCTTAATGCCTTACGAAACGGCCTGGGCCTATCAGGAGCAACTGCTCGCAGATACGTTGGCTCTTAAAACCAGCAACCGCCAAGCTGCTGAGGCTGGCACGGCGCTAGTTGCTACCCCCAACTATTTGCTGCTGGTTGAGCATCCCCATGTGTATACGCTAGGCAAAAGCGGGAAGCCAGAACACTTACTGCTAACCGAAAACGAGTTGGCAATTTACGGCGCTACCTTCCACCGCATCAATCGTGGCGGCGACATTACTTACCATGGTCCCGGCCAGTTGGTCGGCTACCCAATCCTCGACCTCGACAATTTTTTCACTGACATTCACCGCTATTTGCGCCTGTTGGAAGAAGCTGTTATTCAAACCTTAGCTGAATACGGCATACAAGCAGGGCGCATTGCTGGGCTTACGGGTGTTTGGCTAGATTTCGAAGAAGGTGCTCCTAATCCGCGTAAAATTTGCGCCTTAGGTGTGAAGTGCAGTCGGTGGGTAACCATGCACGGCTTCGCGCTTAATGTAAATACCGACCTCTCGTATTTTGGACACATTGTACCCTGTGGCATCTCCGACAAGGCGGTTACTTCGATTCAACAAGAGCTAGGACGGACGGTGCCGTTAGCCGAAGTTCAAGACCATTTGTTGCCTCATCTGGCGCGCCTTTTTGAGGCAGAGCTTACGGAGAAGCTTGTCGATACCCTATCTAGACAAAGCCATCTATCCAACGAAACTAAAAGCGGCATTTAG
- a CDS encoding MraY family glycosyltransferase: MSALTIFANLENGIQQLLAGCIVLFFVGLKDDLVTISVMKKFIGQLLATGIVMIMADVRLTSFQGILGVHELPIGISYAFTFVVIVGITNAINLIDGLDGLAGSIVIIIVSTFGYYFVRYGGPSYSNYVFVSVCLMGGIIGFLRYNFHRASIFMGDTGSLVCGFIVSVLTIQFVEMGLKVGQPFASSAPSVAAGILFVPLFDTLRVFILRMLEGRSPFSPDKNHLHHRILAMGFQQIGTVTVLGLLNLLVILFVINFSTLGNTLLIVILVAFSLLLSVFLGVYRSRAAEKQRVAS; this comes from the coding sequence ATGTCGGCACTCACCATTTTCGCTAACCTCGAGAATGGCATTCAACAGCTTCTAGCAGGCTGTATCGTGCTGTTCTTCGTGGGATTGAAAGATGACTTGGTGACTATTTCAGTGATGAAAAAGTTTATCGGTCAGCTACTAGCTACCGGCATCGTCATGATTATGGCTGATGTCCGTTTAACTAGCTTCCAGGGTATTTTGGGTGTGCATGAATTACCGATAGGCATTAGTTATGCTTTTACCTTCGTGGTAATTGTTGGCATCACCAACGCCATTAATCTAATCGACGGACTCGACGGCTTAGCAGGTAGTATCGTTATCATTATTGTTAGCACATTCGGTTACTACTTCGTGCGCTACGGTGGGCCTAGTTACAGCAATTACGTGTTTGTGTCCGTATGCCTGATGGGGGGAATCATCGGCTTTCTGCGCTACAACTTCCACCGGGCTAGCATATTCATGGGCGACACAGGTTCGTTGGTCTGCGGCTTTATTGTCTCGGTGCTTACCATCCAATTCGTTGAAATGGGCCTGAAGGTAGGGCAACCCTTTGCCTCTTCTGCTCCCTCAGTTGCAGCTGGTATTCTCTTCGTCCCACTATTCGATACGCTACGGGTTTTTATCTTGCGTATGTTAGAAGGACGTTCGCCCTTTTCTCCCGATAAAAACCATTTGCACCACCGCATTTTAGCCATGGGTTTTCAGCAAATCGGTACAGTAACTGTACTCGGCTTGCTCAATTTATTGGTGATTTTGTTTGTCATCAACTTCTCTACTCTTGGCAATACCTTGTTGATTGTCATCTTGGTAGCCTTCTCCTTGTTGCTAAGTGTTTTCCTTGGTGTTTATCGCAGCCGCGCCGCCGAAAAGCAGCGAGTAGCATCCTAG
- a CDS encoding DUF4271 domain-containing protein — MLWVSNGVVSLLLVGTVIRVARTLHRKTSLFNLHLFSYLCTTEVIPLVILLKLIVFTY; from the coding sequence GTGTTATGGGTTTCTAATGGTGTGGTTTCCTTGCTGTTGGTTGGTACAGTTATTCGAGTTGCTCGAACACTGCATCGTAAGACTTCACTCTTTAATCTTCATTTGTTTTCTTACCTTTGCACCACTGAAGTAATTCCTTTGGTCATTCTGCTTAAATTAATCGTTTTCACATACTAG